Part of the Erwinia amylovora genome is shown below.
GAAATTCCAGCGCCACACCGGCGGCAGTGGCGGCCGCCAGCGCACTCAGATCGTCACTGGTCGGCCCAAGACCGCCGTTAACGATCAGGACGTCAGCCACCTGACTGCGTTCGGTCAGTACGGCGACCAGCTCTTCCAGACTGTCACCCACCGTCTGGCGCCGCGTCATCGCTAAGCCCTGCTCCAACAGCAATGCGGCCAGCCAGGCCGCATTGCTGTCGACGATCTGCCCGTGCAGCACTTCATCACCTGTCGCGAGCATTTCCACTCTGATCATTTTTCTCTCCGGATATAAGCAATTCTTGACACTGTATGAAGTGCAAGTCAGAAACACAATGCAAGTTTAAGTAATTGAATCAGTTTCTGCCGGAGAATGAATCATCGTTTAAATACCCCGCGCGGCCGGGTCAGGCGCCGCGCAGGACCACCGGCCCCTCGCGGAGCGAACGTCAGTCCGCTATGCCCGTCACCTGCCCCAGAGGCCTTTTGTCTGGCTCACCGGGTACATGTACCTCGTCAACTGTCGAATCCGTTGCTGCCATAATCTCCCGCGCTTCGGCTTCGTCAGCGGCATCTTTTTCAAGGCTTTCCTGTTGCTGACCTTTAAGCGGTGCATAGACCAGATCGATAAGGATCGGAAAATGGTCCGATCCCATATTTTGTAAACGACGAATGCCTGCCAGGACAAAATGTTGACTGTGGAAAACGTGATCCAGCGGCCAGCGTAAAATGGGGTAGCCCGCATGGAAAGTACAGAACATTCCCCGGCCACGGCGTGGGTCAAGCAGGCCGCTGATTTTCAAAAACAGCTGGGTGGTGCGTGACCAGGCAACATCATTAAGATCGCCGGTGACAATGACCGGTTGCGCCGCCGATGCCACGCTTTTACCCACCATCACCAGTTCGGCATCCCGGTCTGTCGACTCGTCGCTCTCCGTCGGACTGGGCGGCATCGGATGTACACAGTGCAGCCTTACATCCGTCTGTTCATCCAGTTGAACCAGCATATGCATTGAAGGGATTGCATCGTCGACCAGAAACTGAATTTCAGCATCTTTAAGCGGCAGGCGCGAGTAAACGTGCATCCCATAGAGATTATCCTGTGGGCACTTCAGGCTATAAGGATAATCTGCTGACAACACGTCCAGCTGCGCTTGCCACCAGTGGTCCGTTTCCAGTGCAATCAGGACATCCGGCTGCTCCGCCTGCACCTGAGCCAATAGCCGCGCTGCCTGTCTGTTGGGGGTAAGGACATTCGACACCATCACCCGTAAACGAGGAGCATCGCTATAACCACGATGATCCTTGACCTGCTTTGGGCTGAAAGACGTATAGGGGTAGATCCACCAGCATTGATAAGCGGCACAGCCAGCATTAATCAGTGCCAGCACCAGCGCCCAGCCATGCTGGCTGCTGAAACAGAGGCTAACCAGCGTGAAGCCTGCCCCCATAATGGCCAGCTGCAACCGGGGAAAGTCCCAAACGCGTATCCACCAGGCTTGAAAATGCAGAAGAGGGGCGAGGGTTAACAGCACCAGCACCAGCGTCAAAAATGTCAAAAAAACCATGCAATCTATCCTTTAATTACTGTTAAAAACACTGCTGCGCAGCTTTATCCGACCGGTCAATATCACGTTTTGCCACGGGTGACGGGCAGAGGAAGTGGTTTTTCACTGTTTCAGGCTGACTCGCCCCGTGTTGTTTCGTGCAAGCGCGACAAAAATGCCTCCGCCCACCAATGACTGTCGTGAAGGGTAAGCTGTCTCAACAGACGCCCGTGCCGTTCACGGCGTTCCTCCAGAGGAAGATGCAAGGCCGAATGCATGGCTTCAGCTATCTCCTGCGGATCGTACGGGTTAACAATCATGGCATCTGTCATCTGCTCTGCCGCGCCGGCAAACTTTGACAAAACCAGAACCCCCGGATCGTCCGGGTTTTGCAGGGCGATATACATTTTGGCCATCAGGCTCATGCCAGCAACCAGCGGAGTCACCAGCGCGACTCGTGCGGCACGATAAATGCCGGCCTGCTGCTCCCGGCTATAGGACGTGGTCAGACAGCTCACCGGATACCAGTTCAGCGTGCCGTGCGCGCCATTCATTCCACCGCACAGGCTTTCCAGATGATGGCTAATGTCCCGCGACAGGCACGCATGGCCCGCCGCCGGTGAGGCCAGCTGAAGCAGCGTGGCGTTACCGACATAGTGTGGATGCGCCTGCAACAGCGCCTCCATCGCGCTGATGCGGTAAGGCAGCCCGGCGCTGTCATCCAGATGCCCGCCGCTAAGGATGATGCTTTCTGGCAATGAATCCCGGCACTGCTGCTCAATGCTGCTGCATCCATCGCTTTCACTCAGCGTCAACGCGTCACGGCTATCGATACCAGCGGGAAATACGCCAACGTTAATCGTCCGGCCACGGACCCTGAAAGCGGTGGCAGCAATTCGCTCGATGCGGAATGTTGATTCAATCCACAGCAGAAAACCGTTCATATCGCGCTGCGTCTGAAAACCGATCAGATCGCAGCAAAGCAATGATTCGGCCAACCACTGCCACTCGGGAATGGCTTCTATACCGAGCCCCGGCGGAAAGGGCTGATGCAGGAAAAAACCCACGGGATTATTCAGGCCAGCTTCGCGGATCAGTCTTATACAGGGTATCAGGTGATAATCCTGTATCCAGATATCATCATCTGGCCCGGCGCATTCTGTCACCG
Proteins encoded:
- a CDS encoding endonuclease/exonuclease/phosphatase family protein; the encoded protein is MVFLTFLTLVLVLLTLAPLLHFQAWWIRVWDFPRLQLAIMGAGFTLVSLCFSSQHGWALVLALINAGCAAYQCWWIYPYTSFSPKQVKDHRGYSDAPRLRVMVSNVLTPNRQAARLLAQVQAEQPDVLIALETDHWWQAQLDVLSADYPYSLKCPQDNLYGMHVYSRLPLKDAEIQFLVDDAIPSMHMLVQLDEQTDVRLHCVHPMPPSPTESDESTDRDAELVMVGKSVASAAQPVIVTGDLNDVAWSRTTQLFLKISGLLDPRRGRGMFCTFHAGYPILRWPLDHVFHSQHFVLAGIRRLQNMGSDHFPILIDLVYAPLKGQQQESLEKDAADEAEAREIMAATDSTVDEVHVPGEPDKRPLGQVTGIAD
- a CDS encoding alpha,alpha-trehalose-phosphate synthase (UDP-forming), with the translated sequence MSGLILVSLNQSAHSTLAAIYTGILSRRKGTWISWDGTREAAPADALRQLTTRCDRGFNTLTFPLTDDEYELGYHGYVHKGMWPVFHQRPDLAHFTAAYLLQYQSLNKAYARAVTECAGPDDDIWIQDYHLIPCIRLIREAGLNNPVGFFLHQPFPPGLGIEAIPEWQWLAESLLCCDLIGFQTQRDMNGFLLWIESTFRIERIAATAFRVRGRTINVGVFPAGIDSRDALTLSESDGCSSIEQQCRDSLPESIILSGGHLDDSAGLPYRISAMEALLQAHPHYVGNATLLQLASPAAGHACLSRDISHHLESLCGGMNGAHGTLNWYPVSCLTTSYSREQQAGIYRAARVALVTPLVAGMSLMAKMYIALQNPDDPGVLVLSKFAGAAEQMTDAMIVNPYDPQEIAEAMHSALHLPLEERRERHGRLLRQLTLHDSHWWAEAFLSRLHETTRGESA